Within the Fibrobacter sp. genome, the region CCTGCTGCCGCCGAAATGCTCCCAATGCACTATCTGGTCCAGTTCTTTTCGCTTTTTAGTGGATCGCTCGATGGATGGATATCCCAGAGGAGTAAAAGCCACGGGCTCAACATTATCAGGAAGCCTCAACACCCTGCATGCCTCCGGATAATTGAAAGCACCTACCCAGCATGTACCCAGACCCATTTCCGCGGCAGCAAGGGTCAGATGATCCAATGCTATGGCAATATCAACATCTCCATATTCCTTCCCATCGGTTCTCTTCCAGGATATGTTTCTGTCACAACATGCTGCAATTATAACCGGCGCAGCCAGAAACCATGGTCTGTTGTAAACCGCCTCAAGTCTCAGTTTAAACTCCGTGCTACGAATCACTATAAAATTCCAGGGCTGATTGTTGCAGGCCGATGGAGCCCATCTTGCCGCTTCCAGCACCTTCAACACCAGTTCATCACTTACAGGCCTTTCCTGAAAGCCGCGCACAGAGTATCTCTTCTTTATCAGTTCGATAAAATCCATATCCCTCCTCACTTCTCTTCCTCTTAACTTCGGATAAACTCTGATTTATGGATTGTTTGTACTCAAAGGGGACTTAAAAAGAATTCGCCGCTATACTGATAGTATGGCGGCGAATAACTCTCAGTACCGATTCAACAGGTTATTCCTGATTCTGCAGTTTTTCCATCTCTCTCTTCAGCTTCTCGATCTCAGCATCGATCTGCTTCTGCTCCTCCTCCATCTGCTGCTGTACTTTTTCTATACCGGACTGGCCAACGATCTTCTGTACCGTTGCCAGGGCGTAATCGATATCATCCCGTACAGCATCGATCGACCGGGCAAAGAAAGCTGCACGGCCAAATTCGCGTGAGAATGTGAAGTATTCGTTGAATTTAGCAATATATTTATCCTGCTCGCTGCGGAGGCTGTCTGCCTGAGTACCCATGGTGGCAGTCTGTCCCACCATAGAGATGTTATCGACTTTATCAGCCATGAAATTGTGAGACATACGATTGCTTTCATACTGCATCCGTGAGTAGTTAAGAGAATCCTCACTTGGTGTAGAAAAAGTTCTTATCTTCTCCGAAGCTGTTTTCAGAAGCGCGAGTGATTGCGCATACTGTTTCTGCAGGAGATGGCCATAAGCCTGAATCAGCATACCTTCACACTGCAGAATACCCTTCTGGGATGTTTTGCTGAGCAACTGTCCTGTAGAGATACAGTCGGTCCACTGTCTGGCTTTAAGCGCTGTCCACCCCTGCCCAAGTAATGCATCCTCAGCGTAGTAACTGGTGGTAGGAACCATTCTAAGAGCCACAACTGCTTTGGACAGAGTGTTCTCTTCATAGAAGATATATCCCAGGAAGAGATAAGATCTGTTAACGACTTCCTTCTGTGCAGGTGTCTCAGCTTTGGCCCCGACACAATTCTCCAGAGCCATTACAATCTCGCTCATATCTGAATCCAGACGGGCCCGTGCGATGGCAATTGCGTGCTGAGCGAAGATGTAGTCAGGATGTTCCTCAGGAACGATAGAGAGGACCTGAATTGCTTTCTGCAGGTCGTTTGTCTGCAGATGGGTCTGCCCCATCAGATAAGCGCCATGAAAACGGAGCGAATCGGGAACATTGGGTTTACTCAATTCAATGAACTGATTTGTCACATTTGAAAAATCGCCGTTTCGGTAGAAAACTCTCATCAGACCCAGATCAGCATGAGGAACAGCAGTACTGAGCGGAAACTCCTTCCTGGTGTTCTCGTAGTTCTTTACTGCCATCTCTCTCATGTCCAGCTCTTCCTGACAACTGGCGCGATAGTACTGCACCCAGTCGTTCTTGAAGAAATCGGGGAATTCAACGAGGATACGGCTGAAAACGAAGAAGGCATCCCAGTATTTCTTTTCGGAATACAGACGACGGGCCCTGTTGTAGAGTTCGTTTGGAGACAGGCTTGCAAGACGAGCCATCCTTCTGGCAAAAGCCTCTTCCCTGTGCTTCCCGAAATCCATCCGGCCGTAAATAGTATGACCCGTAGCATCATTCTGTGCCTCTGTCATGATATTGTACTGGTAAAGAAGCTCCAGGTCGCGGCCTGAATTGACAGAGGGAAGATTGATTCCAAATGCCATTCCCCAGTAATCAATAGCATCCTCATCAAAACCGAACTGAAGGTAGAGTTTGAACATGCGCAGAAGCCATGCACCCAGTTTCAGATTGATGTCCCATTCGATCTTTTTTGCCAGGCTCACTCCTCCATCACTGAGCCTGAATTCATCCTTGGCAGCCCAGAAATCTTTAATATCGATATCAAGCGCGCTCTCAAGCCTTCTTTCCCAGTAGTTGGCAATCCATGACAACTTGATATCTCTTGAATATTGGCCGGTACTTTTAAAATCCGGCATATAGGATTTTCCCATAGTGGGAGCAATAAGGTTTATGGTTGAAAGCCCAAGCACATGATCCCCGAGTAAAGCATGGCGAAGCAGACGGTAGGTAATCCCGATATCAATTCCTGTACCTCTCCTGGAGTCACCGAAATTACTGGAATAAGCTAAGTTAAAATTAATACCGGCTGAGAGTTTATCCCAGAAATGCCACGCATAGGAAAACATGACAAATGCATTCAGGTTAGATAAAGAGGACTCTCCCGGGACAATCTGACCTGACTCTGTATCCCGACCCTGCGTCACTGTACCCTCCGGGGATCCCAGTACCGTTACCCCCACCGACTGATAAAGCCCGATAGGAACAACAACACCAACTTCCACATGTTTGAACTCTCCAGACAGTATAGGAGCAAAGGCTACCCTTATGGAGACGTAATTTTCTTCTGTCATCAGGGCCGCATTGGTCAGCGGCGAATGATGAGCTATCATGTCACGCCAACGCTGAGTAAGAAGGTATTCACCTGCCAGACCATCCGCCCGCACAGTTTGCAGGCTGGTCAGCAGGAAAAGAAAAGGTAGTATTACCCAGTAATTAGTCCTTCTAATTAACATCTCCCGCCTCTCTCCGTTTTTGTATTAGAAAAGAACCGATGTTTATCTCTGTATTGCAACTTTAATATTGCCAATTCTGGTCTTTCTGGCGACGTCTGTGGTTACCACTCTTACAAGGTAAATCCCTCTTCCGACAAGCCGACCGTTGTCATTGGTCCCGTCCCAGTAAATTCCGTAATCATTCCCGGCAGCCTTGAACACGTACAGATTTGACCTCACGATGTTCCCGACAGCATCATAAACAACCGCTTTCCCAAAAGTGCTGTCAACAGGGCCAGGAATCTCCTGCAACGGTTTACCCTTGACCTGAATTCCTATTACAGTCCCGTATTCCTTATTGGCAAATTCAACAGCGACCTGCTTCTGAATCACAGGAGCATAATAATTCTGAACTGCAGTAGAAATCTTTGTCTTCTGCGGTATAAAAGGATTATTGCTGGGAATATAATTTATACTCACAGCACCCCACTCCACTGGAGCTTTACGTCCATTAGCCGGCGGACTGTTTGATGCCTTATCTTTTACATTTCCCGATGATGCCAGTTGGATACTGTCTCTGTCGGTCTCGACACTTATTTTATCGGAAACAACCAGCAGTGCAGTACTGTCATCCAGAATAGAAATCGAAGAGAAGGCGTCTGAAACACGGGTTCCACCCCGGTGATAAGAAAATAGAGCGTTAGGATCAGGATTGGGAGGCCAGTTTACAAGCTCACTGATGGTTGCTTTTATGGTATCGGGTGTTCCGGATGTACTCTGCTGGCTTCTCAGAGCACCGGGATAGTAAAGAGCCCTGCTTACAACTGGACCGGCTCCATCCGTACAGACATAATCGTGTACCGCTACCAGGTCAGTTCCACCCTGGATGGAAAGACGTGGTGTCCAGCCAGTCTGAAATTCACCACCAGTTTTCTCTTTTAAATACACACTGAAAGTGTTCCCGCCTGAGGCCCTGATACTGTCAATAGTGAATACTACCCCTCCATTTACAATCCGGAAAAGAGGAATCATATCATCTGTGATTACAACCGAGGCGTCAAATGTCAGATCGATTCTATCAAGATAGCCGTTTCCATTATTATCCCTTGTCACAGCCGAACTCAGCTCGATCTGAGTTGTCCTGACCATCACATTAACAACCGCCGGTATCAGATTCGATTCAGTGACTCTGATCTGGGTCAATCCGCCGTTTACCTTTCCCACGACCGCCTGGTATTTGTTCCCCTCCGGAGTTACAGTTGCCACCTGCGGATTTGTACTCTGCCACTGGGCATTATCCGCAAAGCGGATAAAATTACCCAGACTGTCCCGTACAACAGCATATAAAGTTGCACTGTTTACATTCTCAGGGATCAGCAGTGAATCAAGACTGCTGTCTGTCGTCTGGATAATATCGGGGGTCTGCTGGATTGTTATATGATGCGGTTTCCCGGGGCCGATGTAAAGCCTCACTGAAGCAATTGCCGGAGCCTGAGTAGGATCGTTGGGATTAACAAAACGCGCCGTAAGGGTCACCGTGCCAAACGCTTTGGTGGGAAGAAGCTGTGCAATACCATCAGTCTGGGAAATTAAAGTGACATTTCCATCTGCACCGGTTAACTCCCATGTAACAAGACTATCCCACTCCGGTTTCCAGACACTACTGTCAAAAACATGTGCATAAACATTGAATAATTCCCCGACACGGATTGTATCGCCCCCCCCCATAGGTATATTCCCATTGACATCCGGTGCTCCCGGCTTGGAATAAAGCCTCAGTATGGCAGGAGGAGTAAAAAGGTTTGTCGATACTCTGATTGTGCTGTTGGTTGTATGACGCTCTGCATAGAAGAAATCAAAGGGGAACTTTACGCCTTCAACAAGGCCATACTCAGCGGCGATACTATCCAGATTAATAGTACCGGCTTGTGAACCATGTATCCCGCCAAGATCCATGGCCAGTTTTCCGTTGATAAATGCCCAGACATCATCATCACCAAGGAAGTTAAACGTCAGTCCCTTCTTGTAGGTAAAAGTCGTATGAAGTTCCATGGTGAAGGAGAAGTTGTGGCGATATCTGGAGGGTTCATCACCAAAGCCCTTGCCATCGATCCAGAAAAACTCCGGAGTACCGTTTCTTCCACTCCGTTCAAACTCGTATACACCATCGCCAGCATGAATAAAAGGAAGGGAGTCCACGATAACGATGTTTTTAAAAGCTGTATCATGGTCGAGTGTTGTTATACTCCCCAAAGTACCATTTCTGTCTGTGTAGACCGGGACAGTAGAATCACCCGGAGTCCATGGGCGGAACCATTTGTCGACATAATAGTTAAAGAATGGTTTTGGACCCAGAACCGGTTTACGGTCAGCCGAGAGTGTATCGGCCACCATCCCCTGTTTAAGGCCTCCATTGTGATTAGGCTCGAATTCGGGATTAGTTCCGTCCGCATGAAAATCGTAGAAAGTCACCTGAATCCACAGAGTGTCAGGGTACTGCTGGGAAAGAGCGGACGACATCATAAGAAGAATTGGGAAGAAAAACAGGGTAAAGCGTTTCATAACCCCCCCCTTCTGCGGGCAAAAAAAGCGTTTAAATTGCAGAATTTTATGCCTTGACCCATATTTTCCCTTTGAAACGGTGCTACAATCTCTTAAGGATTGCTTTCACTTTTGCATTCTGTCCACCTTCATTAATATACATCTCAAAGAACTTTTTTGCTTTTTTTTCGTCTTTTTTAATATAATATATAGTTCCGATATGCCTGAAAGCCTCCAGAGCCTGTATTTTATCAATCTTCACAGCCCTCAGATAAGCCTCTAAAGCATCATCTTGTTTCTTCATCATCCTGTACTCATGCCCTAAAGCCATGTAAAGCATTACATTTTTCTTGTTCTGCCGGATACCTTCCTTGATAGTTTCTATAGCTTTTGCATGATCTTTGCTTTTGCTTGTGATACGGGCGATGCAGTAGTGAACATCCGGATGATCCGGCTGCCGGCGCAAAACTTCCTGGTAAAGATCCATGGCTGTA harbors:
- a CDS encoding nitroreductase, which translates into the protein MDFIELIKKRYSVRGFQERPVSDELVLKVLEAARWAPSACNNQPWNFIVIRSTEFKLRLEAVYNRPWFLAAPVIIAACCDRNISWKRTDGKEYGDVDIAIALDHLTLAAAEMGLGTCWVGAFNYPEACRVLRLPDNVEPVAFTPLGYPSIERSTKKRKELDQIVHWEHFGGSREDLK
- a CDS encoding fibro-slime domain-containing protein — protein: MKRFTLFFFPILLMMSSALSQQYPDTLWIQVTFYDFHADGTNPEFEPNHNGGLKQGMVADTLSADRKPVLGPKPFFNYYVDKWFRPWTPGDSTVPVYTDRNGTLGSITTLDHDTAFKNIVIVDSLPFIHAGDGVYEFERSGRNGTPEFFWIDGKGFGDEPSRYRHNFSFTMELHTTFTYKKGLTFNFLGDDDVWAFINGKLAMDLGGIHGSQAGTINLDSIAAEYGLVEGVKFPFDFFYAERHTTNSTIRVSTNLFTPPAILRLYSKPGAPDVNGNIPMGGGDTIRVGELFNVYAHVFDSSVWKPEWDSLVTWELTGADGNVTLISQTDGIAQLLPTKAFGTVTLTARFVNPNDPTQAPAIASVRLYIGPGKPHHITIQQTPDIIQTTDSSLDSLLIPENVNSATLYAVVRDSLGNFIRFADNAQWQSTNPQVATVTPEGNKYQAVVGKVNGGLTQIRVTESNLIPAVVNVMVRTTQIELSSAVTRDNNGNGYLDRIDLTFDASVVITDDMIPLFRIVNGGVVFTIDSIRASGGNTFSVYLKEKTGGEFQTGWTPRLSIQGGTDLVAVHDYVCTDGAGPVVSRALYYPGALRSQQSTSGTPDTIKATISELVNWPPNPDPNALFSYHRGGTRVSDAFSSISILDDSTALLVVSDKISVETDRDSIQLASSGNVKDKASNSPPANGRKAPVEWGAVSINYIPSNNPFIPQKTKISTAVQNYYAPVIQKQVAVEFANKEYGTVIGIQVKGKPLQEIPGPVDSTFGKAVVYDAVGNIVRSNLYVFKAAGNDYGIYWDGTNDNGRLVGRGIYLVRVVTTDVARKTRIGNIKVAIQR